From the Gasterosteus aculeatus chromosome 13, fGasAcu3.hap1.1, whole genome shotgun sequence genome, one window contains:
- the LOC144386366 gene encoding uncharacterized protein LOC144386366: MSTRQKTKAADPGQKEDQDDGNQQGTAGGQPHERESITELSRLMKSLMQQQADRDSRTEHEHKRQEERWKRIQHQFVQLQQEVTQDRQARQYPQEGAAATPSHFIGLTADPPQIQDRPGDEQHLAAGGTHASSVRVSGWKSPKMQPYQEGEDIEHYLITFERIAHACQWPQDEWALHLASLLTGKARYAYVAMDIDDTMDYAKVKGAVLQKFEISAETYRVRFRATVPGEGETPKELQVRLKDLFSKWMSPEAKTKEQIGDTIIMEQFLKILNPELCTWIKERNPKSSKEAAELAEVFLAARRSAKEYLPPTPSSRAVSNELRANTGHSFLPSNSVARESRNKALFACHACGQKGHFKAECPRLRVSNNYMCFAPQLHSNELERSRNCKRRNLQ, translated from the coding sequence ATGTCAaccagacaaaagacaaaagcagcGGATCCAGGCCAGAAGGAGGACCAAGATGACGGAAACCAACAAGGGACAGCAGGTGGGCAACCCCATGAGCGAGAAAGTATAACTGAGCTGTCAAGACTTATGAAATCCCTGATGCAACAGCAGGCTGACCGCGATAGCAGGACCGAACATGAGCATAAGcgacaggaggagagatggaagcGAATTCAGCATCAATTTGTACAGCTCCAGCAAGAAGTAACCCAGGACCGTCAGGCTCGTCAGTACCCACAAGAAGGGGCCGCAGCCACACCTTCCCACTTCATAGGATTAACCGCGGATCCACCTCAGATCCAGGATAGGCCGGGGGATGAGCAACATTTGGCTGCTGGAGGAACGCACGCCAGTTCGGTGAGGGTTTCGGGCTGGAAAAGTCCCAAAATGCAGCCCTACCAAGAAGGTGAGGACATAGAACATTATTTAATCACGTTTGAAAGAATTGCTCATGCCTGTCAGTGGCCTCAGGATGAGTGGGCTCTTCACCTAGCTTCATTGCTAACCGGTAAAGCACGGTATGCATATGTAGCTATGGACATTGATGACACCATGGACTATGCAAAAGTGAAGGGTGCTGTGTTGCAGAAATTCGAAATCAGTGCCGAGACCTATCGAGTGAGGTTCCGTGCCACTGTGCCAGGAGAAGGGGAAACTCCTAAAGAGCTGCAGGTCCGCCTCAAGGATTTGTTCAGTAAGTGGATGTCGCCGGAAGCAAAGACAAAGGAACAAATTGGAGACACTATCATCATGGAGCAGTTTCTCAAAATCCTGAATCCAGAACTTTGTACCTGGATTAAAGAACGAAACCCGAAGTCCTccaaagaagcagcagaactGGCAGAAGTTTTTTTAGCTGCCCGCCGATCAGCAAAAGAGTACCTTCCACCCACCCCATCGAGTAGGGCAGTTAGTAATGAATTGAGAGCTAACACAGGACATAGCTTCCTCCCCTCAAACTCTGTTGCACGTGAGTCAAGAAACAAAGCCCTCTTCGCATGTCATGCTTGCGGCCAGAAGGGACATTTTAAGGCAGAATGTCCTAGGTTGCGGGTTAGTAACAATTACATGTGTTTCGCGCCCCAGTTGCATAGCAATGAGTTAGAGAGGTCTCGGAATTGCAAGCGGAGGAACTTACAATAG